A stretch of the Chrysiogenia bacterium genome encodes the following:
- a CDS encoding type II toxin-antitoxin system RelE/ParE family toxin codes for MATIIVTEEFENWAQSLSRDDRKALARIVGLLEARGITLGFPYCSALRGSRAGLRELRVQAKGKPIRVIYAFDPKRQAVLLLGADKTGEKRFYLEKIREAEALWHTYLENLSHAEKN; via the coding sequence ATGGCAACGATCATCGTAACGGAGGAATTCGAAAATTGGGCCCAAAGCCTCTCACGCGATGATCGCAAGGCGCTCGCACGCATTGTGGGTTTACTCGAAGCGCGGGGCATTACCCTCGGGTTCCCCTACTGCAGCGCACTCCGTGGCTCACGTGCAGGACTTCGGGAGCTGCGAGTTCAGGCGAAGGGCAAGCCGATTCGCGTAATCTATGCCTTCGACCCCAAACGCCAGGCCGTGCTGCTTTTGGGCGCGGACAAGACGGGCGAGAAACGGTTTTACCTGGAGAAAATTCGGGAAGCCGAAGCGCTCTGGCACACATATCTGGAGAACCTGAGCCATGCCGAAAAAAATTAA
- a CDS encoding XRE family transcriptional regulator, whose protein sequence is MPKKIKTRPWHSVRKELLNKDELREIDALVKRDLMEMDLRALRELLGKTQTELAELAEMTQSEISRMERRSDHRLSTLRRVVESLGGELEVIANFGDKSIRLHGAD, encoded by the coding sequence ATGCCGAAAAAAATTAAGACACGCCCCTGGCACTCGGTCCGCAAGGAGCTCCTCAACAAAGATGAGCTCCGCGAAATCGACGCACTCGTCAAACGGGATCTGATGGAGATGGATCTGCGTGCCCTTCGCGAGCTGCTCGGTAAAACCCAGACAGAGCTCGCGGAACTGGCAGAGATGACCCAGTCGGAAATTTCCCGCATGGAACGCCGCAGCGACCACCGACTCTCCACCCTGCGCCGTGTGGTGGAATCCCTCGGCGGGGAACTCGAAGTCATCGCCAACTTCGGCGATAAAAGCATCCGCCTCCACGGGGCGGACTGA